A region of the Roseovarius nanhaiticus genome:
AGCCCGTCCCGCTGGACATCGCGGGTTGCCCCGACAGCCGTCTTGTCGAGCTGGCCATGTCCACCTGGGACGAGGCGCTGGCACTGGGCGAGCAGCACGGCTACCGCAACGCGCAATCCACCGTCATCGCGCCGACCGGCACGATTGGCCTTGTCATGGATTGCGACACGACCGGGATCGAGCCTGACTTTGCCCTCGTGAAGTTCAAGAAGCTGGCCGGCGGGGGTTACTTCAAGATTATCAACCAGTCGGTGCCCGCCGCCCTCGAAATGCTGGGCTATGGCTCGGCGCAGATCGAGGAGATCATCAGCTATGCCGTGGGCCACGGCACCATCGGGAACGCGCCCGGCATCAACCACACCTCGCTGGTGGGTCACGGCTTCGGCCCGAACGAGCTGGCCAAGGTGGATGCGGCGCTGGGCAGTGCCTTCGACATCCGCTTCGTCTTCAACCAGTGGACGCTGGGCGCCGAGTTCTGCACCAATGTGCTCGGCATCCCCGAGGCCAAGCTGAACGACCCGGCCTTCGATCTGCTGGCGCATCTGGGCTATTCCAAGAAGGATATCGACGCGGCCAATGACCATGTCTGCGGGACAATGACGCTTGAGGGCGCACCGCATCTGCGCGAAGAGCATTACAGCGTCTTCGATTGCGCCAACCCCTGCGGCAAGAAGGGCAAGCGTTACCTCAGCGTTAACAGCCACATCACCATGATGGCAGCCGCGCAGTCCTTCATCTCGGGCGCGATCTCCAAGACGATCAACATGGCCAATGACGCCACGATCGAGGATTGTCAGAAGGCGTATGAGCTCAGCTGGTCCTTGGGCGTCAAGGCAAATGCGCTTTACCGCGACGGCTCCAAGCTGTCGCAGCCTCTGGCCTCCGCGCTGGTCGAGGATGACGATGAGGCGGCCGAGATTTTGGAGAGCGGCAGCAACCACGACAAGGCGGTCACACTGGCCGAGAAGATCGTGGAAAAGATCGTCATCAAGGAAGTGAACAAGTCGCACCGCGAGAAGATGCCTGAGCGCCGCAAGGGCTATACCCAGAAGGCGGTCATCGGTGGTCACAAGGTCTACCTGCGCACAGGCGAATATGCCGACGGCCAGCTGGGCGAGATCTTCATCGACATGCACAAGGAAGGTGCGGGCTTCCGCGCGATGATGAACAACTTCGCCATCGCCGTGTCCGTGGGCTTGCAATATGGCGTGCCTCTCGAAGAGTTCGTCGATGCCTTCACCTTCACCAAGTTCGAGCCGTCGGGCATGGTGCAGGGCAATGACAGCATCAAGAACGCGACCTCGATCCTCGACTACATCTTCCGCGAGTTGGCGGTCAGCTATCTCGACCGGACCGACCTTGCGCATGTGAAGCCCTCGGGCCACAGCTTTGACGATCTGGGCCGGGGCGAAGAGGAAGGCGTGCGCAATATCAGCGAGATGAGCGAGGCGGCGGCGTCGAAGTCGCTCGAAGTGCTCAAGCAGATCAGCTCGACCGGCTATCTGCGCAAGCGTCTGCCCCAAGACCTCTACGTGCTGAATGGCGGGCAGGCCCGTGCGGCCAGTGCGACCGGTGCGGCCAGTGCCGATCCGGTCAGCAGTCTGCAAACCCTGGTCCCCGAAACGGCGGGCGCGGCAATGGCCACGGCCACCGTGACCAGCCAGGTCTCGAGCGCGACAATGACCTCGGGCGCGATGTCGATGGATGCGCGCACCAAGGCCAAGATGCAGGGTTACGAGGGCGAAGCCTGCGGCGATTGCGGCAACTACACGCTGGTGCGCAACGGCACCTGCATGAAGTGCAACACCTGCGGCGCGACCTCGGGCTGCAGCTGATCGCGGGGGATGTCCCTCGACACCGGACCAAAGGGGCGCTCTAGTGGCGCCCCTTTTTTATTGTGGGCAATGCAGACGCGCGCATATTCGTTTGGTGACCGTCAACTGCGAGGGGCCGTGTGAGCGCCTCTTCGTCGACTGGCGTAGCCCAGAGGATCCAACAACCGCACTCGCTCAATCCCGAATGCGCTATCCGTGATCCGTCAGGCACGCGGCATGATCGCGCAGAACCTCAAGCACGCGGCAGTCGGCGACCGTGTCACGGCTGCATTCACACAGCATGCGCTTAAGCTCTTTGCGCAGCGCCTCCAGCCGGGTGATGCGGACCTCGACCTCCTTGAGTTGGCGCAGGGCGATGCTGTCGACATCGGCGCAGGACCGGTTCGGGTTGTCGGACAGGTCCAGCAACTCGCGGATCGCGTCGAGCGTAAAGCCAAGTTGCCGCGCGTGACGGATGAATGACAGGCGGTCAAGCTCTGCGTCGCCGTAGCGGCGCTGACCGCCTTCCGTGCGTCCCGGCTCAGGCATGAGGCCGATCTGCTCGTAATAGCGGATGGTCTGCACTTTGGTGCCGGTGCGCTTGGCGAGCGTGCCTATGGACAGCATGACGGGCCTCCTTATTTCTACAGCCCATGTAGGTTTTAGGCCGGCGGTTCACAAGGCGCCCGAAAGGGGCGTCAGGTTAACTGAAGACCTGCCGTCTCACGCTTGGCTTTAGGCCGGTATTTGTAAGGCGCCCTGCACGTCGAACCTGCCGCCGCCGCCCGTCGCCGTGTGTGCGTGCGCCAGCCAAACCCGGTATTCGGCCAAGTTTGCAGCGCGCATGGCCAAGGCCGGTCAGCCGATTGGAAAATATCATGAAAGGCGGTTGAACCTAAAGTGGCTAGAGGTCCTATATGCTGAGTCGTTGATGGAGATGATGAGATGACCGAAAGCCGCGCCGACGCAAAACCGACCTCCTGTAACGTGGGAGGCTTCGTCCTGCCGGGCGATCCGCCTCCGCGGGCTGCGTCTGCGGCGGCGTGCTGTGGTGGGGGGGCGCAGACGGTTCAGGTCTCGTGTTGTGGCCCATCGGCAAGCCAGGATGCACCGCTCTGGCGGCGCTTCGACTGGATGCTGTGGGGCTCGGGTGCGGTCATCCTTGTGTCATACCTTGCGGCGTTCGTAATGCCCCATGACGCGCCACTTGGTCTCGGTGTCTTTACGCATGGCGTGCAGGAAATGATGAACCTGATGTGGTGGGGCATCTTGGTCGGCATGCTGGCCGTCGGCCTGATCGACCGCGTGCCCCGGCAATTCGTCATCGGCATCATCGGGCGCGATCAGGGCGCGACGAGCCTTGTCAGGGCGGTGCTGGCCGGCGTTCTGCTCGATTTGTGCAATCATGGCGTGCTGATGGTTGGCGCCAAGCTGTACGAGCGCGGCGCGAGCCTTGGCCAGGTGTTCGCCTTCCTCATCGCCTCAC
Encoded here:
- a CDS encoding MerR family transcriptional regulator, which translates into the protein MLSIGTLAKRTGTKVQTIRYYEQIGLMPEPGRTEGGQRRYGDAELDRLSFIRHARQLGFTLDAIRELLDLSDNPNRSCADVDSIALRQLKEVEVRITRLEALRKELKRMLCECSRDTVADCRVLEVLRDHAACLTDHG